gttttccagtaaaaatatctaaacatcctttaaataaGATAATATTTACTTGACAAAATAAAGTGTGCAAgaaaataagacttgttttcagagaatatatcctGAATTAAGTGCATTTTTCCTACCTCaatggcaaatgtttttttttttttttggtttaagcataaacctcacaacattttgcatgatttttgttccaaaaatataaaataaaataaaaatctgggtaataaaaaaataaactatttaaaaaactagtaaatatatattgttataagGATGATTAGATGTtttactggaaacaagacaaaaaaattaatCAAGAAAATTATTTGTTGCTGTGTAGTTCTCCTTACACTTTAATTTAGACCACCTGATTTTTTGCTCAAATGTTGTCCCGACCTGAAATACATCTGATTCATCTGAGGCCAGATCATGGTTGTCATCTCAGTAAATGTGATTTAGTGCCAGTGATCTATGTCCAAGTCTCGGTTTGCTGTCTGAGCTTATTAAAAGGGCAGAAATGAGACTGGCATCATCACTATGTTCCTCATTGCTGCTTGCTTTATGGGCCATGGTGTCAGGTTTTCACTTAGAGACCTGTCACTGCTGTAactaaatatgcaaaaaaaaaaaaaaaaaaatgtaattcaaaatCTTCTACAGCACCTACATTTTGAGTTTGTTCatcttgacatttatttatttatttttgtcaaattgtgTGAAGTCATTATACCATTGTAttttctcagtctctctctccttccctctCACTCCTTTTTAGTCTCAGAGCAGTTATGATGCAGATGACTATGAAGGAGCTCAGCGGCTGGGAAGAAAAGCTCTTCACATGGGAATCGCTTCATTCGTCATTGGCCTCCTGATCATTATGGTCTACTGTATTGTACACGTCACCACGGTACTCATTCACACAAAGTTACAGGCACACTTTCATAAGCATGACTCAAGTATATATATAAGTTGATTTGTCAAATTATCAGTTGTAAATGATATTCCCACATGTCCTATTATTTTTAAGTAACATGATTCATGCACTgtattgtaagttgctttgaaaagaaaatatctgctaagaacacaaatgtaaatataaagaTCTTTAATCACCTTCTTTGTTATATTAACTCAACAGAATGCAATCTGATCGTGAAGAGATGACAGCTGGAAAATTACACTGTAAATTGGTGGCGATCAGTTCCAGTGAACACAAGAGGACACTGTGAGCTAAACCCAGAACGTGGTTTCACTGGGGTTGCGCCATGTGCTTGAACCCTCCTGGATTTATAAGTAATCAACATTTTGAAATGGAATGTATAAAAGGGTCCGATTTGCTAAAAGCATGGCCAAAAGGAGTCTGAAATACAGAAACTCATTTAATATTCATACCATCGCGAAAATATTTCAGTGATGTCATTTAGCTTTGCAGGCAGCACGATTGCAAGCCTGCATGTTGAATATAATGTCACCTCACATCTTGTAAATGTGTATAGAGGTGTAAATTATGTTTGTCCTGAAGCATACTAAAAGAATGCTTTCTCCCAGCTGatgctttaaaaaacaacaacaacaaaaaaaaaaaaaaaaaaactattttgtatgtatgaatgtaaaaataagtttgactgcattttttttaaagagaaaaataaaaatgtctggaATGACTCAATACACTACATACACAAGAGTCTGTCTCagttttataatgcattatagcaGGCACCAGTGCTCAAAGATATTACTCTCTTCCTTAGTCTTTTAATCTCTTCCCCTACCCATGTCATCTCGTCCTTTACACCCAATGTAATCTGCAGCGTTTGGAGTATCCAGTATTCTGATATGTAATGTTATATCGAGCTAAGGTTAAATATAGCTAAATAATTCTCCAGACTTGGCAATCAGAGCAAGCAGCTACTGGCTCCTGCTGAACATATGCAATGATATGCTAGTGGGAGTATTTTACTGTAAGGGTTATCAGTGTACATCAGTATAAGGGTTCATATTTACAGTAATCATTGTGTCACTACCATCAGTCTCactttaattactaactactgtttttttttcagGAGGAACCACACTTGTGGTCCACCTCTCTGCTGTTAACACCCATGTCTGTGTTTATTGAAGTGTACCTTGTCGCCAGCCATGTCATGACAATGGAACCTGGATAGCCGTGAGAATGTTGCAAGATTCTGAGTGACACATATGTGTATACTCAGCACAGCTGGCTGACTCCATCACAGAACACACCCTGTCCCCAGACTGTCTAAAAAAATAtagtaatcataataataatcataatcataatttaaattaattattataattattagtatataataaaaataaaataattgtattataaaataattattaatataataataattattaatataataataatttaaaataatgataatattattaataataattatgaggattattattattattcatataataattattatatataaaaaataaaataactatattatatgaatattatattttaatataattatacatataatataattctattataataatttgtataataataattattaatataataacactcataatcataataataataataattattattatattaaacattttattataaagaTTACAAAAAATACTATATATTATTAGTAAATATTgcttcattgtttgtgttcatccAGATATGAATAGGCTCCAGGTCTATATGAATCCATGTTTTACTTACATACTAATTTCATTTCAGTGCACATTATTTTTCAGATATTGTATatttatgatattatattatataatgtcaAAATGCTTGTTTTTAATGTTCCAGTAATAACTAGATCAAATGTATAGACAGTTATTATATAACAGTATCATTGTTTAAACTGCATGCATCGACTTGTGCATGGATGGATGTGTTTTCCCTCGTATTGAACAGCAGGCGGAAGAGGAGGTGTGCTTAACATTTAACCTTTTTTGCCATACAATGTGAAAATGGCGTTATGAACGGAAAGAACCACGAGCAACGGGCAAATAAAGTTTTCAGAGGTAAGATATTTAATCATAAGGGAAATTACCTCTGTCCGACATGAAACGGAGATACACTGCAGTTGTTTATGTGGGCGAGACTTAAACACGCACGGAAAAATGAAGATGTCAAAATATGTCCAAAACAGCCTTTTACTTCCTGTGTCTTTATGAGTTCACTATATTATTTACAATTGATAAATCTGAATCAAAACTAGATCGTTTAGGTGACGTAAACAAACATGACTGTGACTGTTGCCAAAACATGATCGTCAAAACCGGTGAAAGGTCATTTCTTCCATCGTGTATATATGTACTGCTGTGTTTGCAAGTATTGTTGTTGTGTTACAAGTAACGGCTGAAGACACAATCTCTAATAAGAGGATTAATGAAAGAAAGCTGTTGTTTAGAATCGTAAGTCTCATTGAAATGCATGTAAATAAGGAGCAGCATGGGGAACACGAGCAGTGAGAGGAGCGGAGCGGCTCAAGGGGAGAAGGCGCAGAGGCGAGAGAGCCGCGGCGCTAAAGATGGAGCTCGACCCAAAATACTGATGGACAGCGCGGAGGACGGGGACATATTTCAAGCAGATGATGCAAAGGTGGTGAACTACAGTACAGGTGGTGTGGTTACAAGCACGAAAGTAAAACAAGTTTTGGAAGTGATGGAAAAGTTTGGACATACCTGCTCATTATTCTTTActaaacatttcacatttttggaatatattaatattttggaAAATTAATGTTcctagttcaatacaagttaagccaaaTGAAATGCATtgtcttacaatggaagtgaatggggctagtccataaacgttaaaatacacattgtttcaaaacagtagccaaaagatgtaaaccgtattcatgttaatatgattttagtgttgtTGCGCATTACCGGTGTGATGTAATCTGCATTTACCAGGTTACAGGGTTTACAAGTTTTGTGTCATAatgacaacaaagttgaaatATTGGGTATAACTTTACAAGGTTAGTCagtgaatttatcacactaaaatcacattaacacgtataatatttacatcttgtggctatacttttgaaacagtgtgtattttaatgtttatagactggccccattcacttccattgtaaatgctttaCTGTaaatgtgagtttttttttctttttcttttttctttttttttaaatgagggatgagattttttgtggttatcaaaataattctacaaatgctgtggattgatttgaaatgtaatgaacctggaacattcctttaaataacacaaatggaagtgtgGGAATTATGTAGAGACCAGACCTGCTGATAAGACCAGCTTCAACCAGCCTAAGCCATTTGGctagttttagaggggttttgaatacttttttatttagtCAGGCTGGTCTCAGTTGTTCTTCCAGCCTGGCCAGCTAAAAAGTCTTTAAAACCCCTCTAAATCCAGCCAACTGACCAGCCTGGccgctgttttttttaatttttttttttaattttatttttttatttttatttttattttttttaccagcagtatgtaaacaaatcaaaataatcTTATATTTAAGCTTCCTTGAAgttgtcaccctttgcctagattacagctctgcacactctgggctTCTCAACCAGCCTTATGACTTCtttagtccaagtcatccatttaaaaaaacaataatacaacaattttgttttttagttgtgTTAAGAAACAACAGTCATGTGTGTCCAAACTTTCGTCTCATATTATATGTTCCATCATAGTAAAGTAATAAGTTAGGATGCTTGTTATTTAAAAGAGTTGTTCTTGACATGTTTACtgctgaataatatatatatttttaaggatTTAATGTGTAAGGATGTGTAATTTACGGGTTTTAATATCAATTACTATTTCAGCAGCCCATTAGGTCAGCAGGTCACAAGCTaattattgctagctaatgtCTGTTCTgtcttttgcatactgtgcaaTGTGTTTATTGGTATGATGTCTTGCACCTCTGACAGCTGTACACACCTCCTCCATCTTCTTTCAGGAGTTTCTAGCCTGGCAACAAGATCAGGAATCAGATTGTAAAACTTCGCTAGAGGAAAGGCCCACTGTGTTCCGCTATAACGGTCCAGGGAAAGAGATCTACTTGTCTGGCTCATTTAATAACTGGGCCAAAATCCCCTTGAATAAGAGGTGAGTCCTGACAGACAGTAGATCATTAGGATAACATGGAAGGTGGTGTTAATACAAGAAATACAGCAGGAGACTGGACTGAAGGTCACTTAAGTGCTTTCCACAGTTAGAAATGTTAATCCAGGGTAATTCTAACCCTGAGTAAATGTAATCCTGACCttctttcaaaattacaagtgtgaaatgttACTTAAATCGGGGTTCAGCATATTGTTAAAAGCCCTTAAGTGATTTGACACCAAGAGTGTTGAATTATCAGTCTCTGCAGATCTGATACTGCTCTCTTGGACGCAAAAAACTTGGAAATTCATTAAAGGAAtgctctgggttcaatacaaattaagctcaatcaacagcatttgtggcataattttggtTACCACAACAAATTATTGACTCTtcctcattaattaaaaaaacatacaaaaaaacacattaaaatttacTCTAAGCAATTACTatgtaagtgaatggagccagtctgtaaactttaaaataaatactctTTCAAAATGTTAGTCATTAGACAttcaaatgatacattttaacatgatttcatTTTGATATAATCAGAGATTAACCTGCGTTATGGTGTTTGTGACTGGCGGTACATTATCATGAAGATGTAatattgcatataactttacacaggcaTGTAACACAtatcatgtttacattttgtgtctatacttttgaaacagtgtgtatattaatggactggctccattcgcttccattgtaatttattttgtatttttttattaatgagggatgagtcaaaactaattttagtggtaatcaaaatcatgccacaaatgctgttgattgagctcaacttgtactgaacctggaatattccttttgaaggggcattcagtagttctctagctagcattagcattgctgttcttcgtgtactttaagtaccaatgttacagtggtgttagacgctatACTGCCATCTTTggacgtggatcagcatgatcatcTCTGCTGCCCCCAACAGCTTTGgaaatatcatttgcatctggaaaagtTTGAGTTTGAggtcatttctaaagttatttattactcctataatataattgctttgcctaaaaacaaacatcagaaatcaagtgaaaatgcttctactgttaaggatagattattattgtccctcatatcaataatctttggagactgtcaacgtttcacgttatttctaaagacagttattacatttattagagaactgcttagtgtaaaataaatctcaattatctagcgatgcagaatgttatggtaaaggaaagattagtattgtttttgatgatcaaatttagcatgtccatgaatactgtatttgaagaactctttttatttccaagcaaccaacgtcatggtttacacaaattccacaacaatcgctgtaccaagctactttgcactaaatgaatgaagacgtagatgccttaccgttaccaatgtttactctagttttttgcctttgctggtctgtcttcttgcttgaagcaagttgcttcagacctttttttgcttcttcggcagtacagctactggatctcccattgtctccgctgctaaagcacgataaataagtatgttagattgtgttctgtcaccatggaaaattccttgtgtgtgtaagcatacttggcaataaagctcattctgattcttttcgctcttcacgtcaccaaacaacaatcttcTAAGCATAACCAAGAGTATCTACACAGTCAGCGAGCGCAAGGTTTCTCTTCTTCATTGTTTAGTGAAACACcgcaggtcatgtgatttcaacatggcgaaacacattgaagggggtgacccgtaccatgtagaataaaacactttttatagaaaactattatgagtagaatcttcatctcatgtgagtcatGAGACCATTAATTGGCTCTGTCACTCTACTATCTCCTcttcaccaatagctggtgtgtggtgagcatactggcgcactatggctgctgtcgcatcatccaagtGGATGTTGCACACtgttggtggttgaggagagtcccctgttaactgtgtaaagcgctttgagtgtagtgtcagaaaagcactatataaatgtaatgttcattcattcattcatacaccattctgatcaaacttcacaaaaacacagttcattCGTTattgtgtaaaacattttaaattggctccaaactactgaatgcacctttaaagataGTAGGCTACTTCCCATGTGTTTACATATCCAATACTATGTGTGCAATTTAATGTGAACAAATAATATAGCCATATGTAACACTTAAAAAGTCttaagtgggggcctgggtagctcagcgagtattgacgctgactaccacccctggagtcacgagttcgaatccagggtgtgctgagtgactccagcctggtctcctaagcaaccaaattggcctggttgcaagggagggtagagtcacacggggtaaccatctcgtggtcgcgattagtggttcttgctctcaatggggcgcgtggtaagttgtgcgtggatggcggagaatagcatgagccttcacgtgctgcgagtctccgtggtgtcatgcacagcgagccacatgataagatgcgtggattgactattTCAGAAGTGGAgaaaactgagacttgtcctccgccacctggattgaggtgagttaccgtgccaccatgaggacctagtaagtagtgggaattgggcatgccaaattggggagaaaatgggatttaaaaaaaaaagtggcctaAATGTACATAATAAGATCAAAATGTGCTTTTACTGGAAATGACTGACTAGACGAAAGGGAAAGCAATAGATATCCTGGTGACATCACACCATACACAATACACATGGAAACTGCAAAAGAGCAGCTTTCTGTGACCATCTGTCACTGCTATTATCATGAGTAGGAAAAGCTATGTCATGTATGTACTTGTACAGAGCCATGTAAATACAGTCTAAGAATGGCATCTCTTGTGCAGCTGTGCTGaaattaatgcactttttatgtgGGCCAACTTATTTTGAACCAGAAAGCCATTAAATGAGTTTTCATTTATAGAGATTTGTTTTACAAGAATTCACTTTATGAACCAATGTCCAGGACAGAATTGTGGTTGTTCTCAGTCAACTTTGTCATCTCAATGAATCAATTTTATGATTGTCGAATCTCTTTTTCTGTCTTGCTTTCCCTCACTTTTTGCTCTCTGTATCTTTTTCCAGTCATAATAATTTTGTGGCAATAATTGACCTGCCAGAGGGAGAGCACCAGTATAAGTACTACGTAGACGGATACTGGACATTAGATCCCAAGGaggtgtgggggaaaaaaattctGTACTTTACCAAGGTCACACTGTATTATACAACAATATATTTGAAAGCTTTAATCTGACTTAAGTTTCAATATGGTATTCTTTTCCAGCCTGTTGTGACCAACAAGTCAGGTGTCGTGAATAATGTAATTAAAGTGAGGAAAACTGACTTCGAGGTATTCGACGCACTGAAGACCGACTCGGAAAAATGTGCAGATATGTCAGGTAATCAATGtcaatatatatgtatgtatatatatatatatatatatatatatatataatcaatgtATATAAAGCTCTTCACTGTGAAGCAATGAAAATAAGCTATTGGTTGTGATCCTATACACTTGGCGCTGTCAGACTTGTCCAGCTCACCTCCTGGACCATACCACCAGGATTCCTACACTATCAAATCAGAGGACAAACTGCGCTCTCCACCCATCCTTCCACCACACCTGCTGCAGGTGCTCCTCAACAAAGATACTGGAATCTCTGTAAGTACTCCTCTGAAAGTTATTTTCCTGAACATATGATTAACTGTTGTGGCATTCTTACACAGAGTATAGGTCTGCACAGGACTTTCCCATCCTGTTCCCACAAGATTCATTCCACTTTTGGAGTACTACCGCAGAATTATACCCAGTGTCCATATGGTTCCCAACCTCTCCCATTCAATTTATCGAATTTTCCACCATAACATTACTGTGCCAAAAAACATAACACTAATAACGCTTTCACATGCAACTCCTTGCACTTGCCACCAGCTGAATTTGTAAATTTGACAGTGATTTCAAGGCGGGTGTAACAGTGATTTGAGCGGAGGTGGATTCTTCATCACAGCCTAAATATAGTGTTGCAGTTACCAGTTGTCATAAGATTTAAATGTTCCATTTTGCTTTTAAAGAGATAAGAAAAGCTTGTGGTTGAAAATGATTTATTGTTTTCAGCTTTAAGCCACATTCACACTGCCAACAGCTCGCAGCAACAACACTAGCATCATGACCTGATGTCATTCATTTTCAACGAGAGCTGGAGACTTTGGGCGAAATAAGTGATATCTGCCATTGGCAACTTGATGTGGGCGTGTCCAGCAGCACAAAAacgttgagaaaagtttaactttatgcaaatgcagaGTGACATAATAGGGATACGGCGGACCTCATTTGCAAGCAAACATTTCCTctccagaatattcatttttatcagCTTTAACACTGATTCACTGTCAACATGGTATTGACATTCATATCTTTTACTAGGGCATCCAGAATTAAGAACACTTACAAGTGACCAACCGCCACATTAACTGACGACATGTAGTGACAAAGTCACTCAAGAGTGTGAACGGCTATTGAGAGCAATGACTTTCActaatgtgtttgtgtatgtgtgtgtttttaacagTGTGATCCCACTCTGCTGCCTGAACCAAACCATGTGATGCTCAACCACCTGTACGCTCTGTCCATTAAGGTTCAGTAGCTTTTTTAACTTTAAGAAGTGAATTCTATAGAGATTACCAGTGTATTTCAGTTTATTGCATTACTGTGCATCTATTTGCTCTCCTCACAGGATGGCGTGATGGTCCTCAGTGCAACACATCGCTACAAAAAGAAGTATGTGACCACACTGCTGTACAAGCCTGTATGATCACAATCGGCCTGTGTGAACTCCAAAACGATTCTCTCCGGTTTCTGTCTGATACAGTCTTGTACTGCAAAATGTTACCCATCAAGGGAAGGGACCATACATGTTGAAActcgcgcgcgcgtgtgtgtgcacgtgtgtgtgtgtgtgtgtgtgtgcgtgcgtgtgcgtgtgtgtgtgtgtgtgtccaaatgtCAGGCAGGTTGTAAAAATGGAATGTAAAATGGAATCATGATATCTTCAAAGTTTGTACAACAATATGATTtgatatacacagtatataatttCTTCTTATGAAGCTTTAATTTTTAGGCTTTCTAAAATATACTACAGCTGCATTTTTGGTCATAATTGTGCCTTGGCTGGATTTTGCTTTTGCTTGTTCTTAATCGATTATTGAAGATTCCTGCATATAAAACGGTGAGAGAAAATAACTGTTAATGAATGGTCCAATTTTACTAATAAAATGCACTTACAGACATCACTTACAGAGCTGTCTTTTATTTGTGTATAATTTAACTACATGAAAcattcacactgtaaaaaattcaacagcaacaaaaaaaatctccttACCTGCAAATTCACTAGGTTTCTGAAATCAGTAAGTTTATATTATCATTACAAAGTTATGGATAAGAGCTGGTAAAgcagtggtcattaaaaattGTTGGTGTGATGTGATACCAGCAGGTGACAATGCCTTCCTGAGCTAAATTATATAAGTGTGGCTGTGATGTCTTTCACCACAAGGCTGAGTTATCTTAAGCAAAGCCAAATCACAGGGCAGAGAAACCACTTGGTGCATGGGTGAAGAATTTCACACGAGACAGTCCTTGCTAAATGTTTCTGCTAAAAGACTGAACACACATTCAgacacaaatgacaaaaaagactGAAATGTTGATTTGCAGCAACATTTCATGTACTAAAACACTATTTTAAGCATTTCCAAATTTGCTGAAGCCTTCATTTAGAGTTTATGCAAGGGCCATGCTCTCAGCCAACAGTGCACCGTAGGGTCAAGGTGTTTGTAGTCTGAATTGTAAGTGTGATAGTTTGCTGCAAAGCATTGAACTGCAACTCAGTCTTACTCATATACAGCAGCCTGACATGCATCATTCGACAGATGCTCATCAAAGGTAGTATGAGTTAATATGAGAATAAGATATcagaacattttaatattatGTTATTACCTGAATGGTAATATTCAGATTGGCATGTGGCACCACTCCACCATGGGTGGCACAGACTGTCACAATTATAGCGAAGTACGTATGTGGTTTCAGAAACATGGGTGCATTTTCAAATAGAGATTTAAATGAACACTGACAATTAGGATTCAATATCTAAAAGTGTTTCGaaattaatttgctttatttGTGTTAGGGAAACCAAGGGAACAACATGAAAATGAAATATAGCTTGGCcaaaatacataatgaaattaTAATCCGCATTCTTGTAGatgattgaaaaacaaaacatgatcaTTCTTTTTGCTCATTGTGCATGATACTCATTATATGATCTATAATATatagtcttgtagcgtagaatctgattggataGATGAATCTATGCTTTTTTCAATAGGATTTCCCAATATGATCCtcagataaaaaacaaacaaactcacatTTAGATAAAATACGATTGCATTGAAGTTCAATTTAACAAATGTAACTCACATGTTAGTGACTCACAAGTCCTGAGAGATGCTTCAGTACtctcaaaacaataattttaaaggtgcactcagtaattttttcctctttaaaaagttttacttctaaagaaattaattgatattttgaaacatatgcataAAATCGTAAGCACTCAcacgagatgaagactccagtgatatcagtaaccttataaaagctgttttattctacatggagagggtcccctcatgggggcagccatgttagaatcacatgactagccaaatactacttgcttaatctaaGTGACCGCCCTGTTATTAGATCCTATCACtcagtgattaaattaatcatgactggcTTTGAATTGtgtatttctacaatggtatcgataactgaaaactactgcatttgaataatgctgcatccaagctgctttCTTATAAGGCCAAGATGGcatattcaaaaaattactgagtgaacctttaagatttacgtatttaaattttttaaaacaaaattccatcaaatttaattgagtaattattaacaaaattaatataaattttttttaaaaaactaaatattttatgttttattaattaaatttatctaaaaattacacaaatcaatttaatggaattttggtatgaaattgaaatgcataaatcttaaaaggCTAAAATATTGACATTTACCAAATTTGACATTTGACTGGTTGGAAATTTAACAATTTGGttagattattttattcttttgaatgtcattgttttcagtaagaaataaaaataaatctgcatGTAGTTTCTGActaaaatgttttacatgtatttcTTAGTGCCATCTCTCCTTACTCGCATTGTCTTTACAATATcacactatttttctcacacactGTAAGTGGATCTTTATACATGACAATAAATGCCTTTATGGTGTATTGCAGGAAGGGGGTCCCTTGCAAGGGGATAATCATTTTTGGGGGTCCTTGCAGagccggtcaacccattaggcgacataggCGAGCACCTAGGGCGGCATCACTTCGAGGGCACCAATCTACCAagccgaatatccatacttccctactatacagtatgcccaaaacagtatgccaatggagtagtatgtccgaatccacagtattcatgaagcagtaagcgaga
This is a stretch of genomic DNA from Myxocyprinus asiaticus isolate MX2 ecotype Aquarium Trade chromosome 24, UBuf_Myxa_2, whole genome shotgun sequence. It encodes these proteins:
- the LOC127414777 gene encoding 5'-AMP-activated protein kinase subunit beta-1-like isoform X1, whose translation is MGNTSSERSGAAQGEKAQRRESRGAKDGARPKILMDSAEDGDIFQADDAKVVNYSTEFLAWQQDQESDCKTSLEERPTVFRYNGPGKEIYLSGSFNNWAKIPLNKSHNNFVAIIDLPEGEHQYKYYVDGYWTLDPKEPVVTNKSGVVNNVIKVRKTDFEVFDALKTDSEKCADMSDLSSSPPGPYHQDSYTIKSEDKLRSPPILPPHLLQVLLNKDTGISCDPTLLPEPNHVMLNHLYALSIKDGVMVLSATHRYKKKYVTTLLYKPV
- the LOC127414777 gene encoding 5'-AMP-activated protein kinase subunit beta-1-like isoform X2, with translation MGNTSSERSGAAQGEKAQRRESRGAKDGARPKILMDSAEDGDIFQADDAKEFLAWQQDQESDCKTSLEERPTVFRYNGPGKEIYLSGSFNNWAKIPLNKSHNNFVAIIDLPEGEHQYKYYVDGYWTLDPKEPVVTNKSGVVNNVIKVRKTDFEVFDALKTDSEKCADMSDLSSSPPGPYHQDSYTIKSEDKLRSPPILPPHLLQVLLNKDTGISCDPTLLPEPNHVMLNHLYALSIKDGVMVLSATHRYKKKYVTTLLYKPV